A single Acidobacteriota bacterium DNA region contains:
- a CDS encoding helicase-related protein, whose product MRLEDLQPRCTVRGVHPDEPVEVVNVRWHGSEAIELTYKKLDGDVAAELLYREDEPRLELVEEGRAWSFDGDGALFRLVSEAQRIRLAHLFDRVLAVHTSVVDPLPHQITAVYESMLPRQPLRFLLADDPGAGKTIMAGLLIKELIARGDLERCLVVCPGGLAEQWQDELYSRFHLPFEILTNDKLEAARTRNWFLEANLVIARLDKLSRDEDVQQKLKVPEAEWDLVVCDEAHKFSATYFSNEIKYTKRYRLGQLLSGLTRHFLLMTATPHNGKETDFQLFMALLDGDRFEGRFRDGVHTTDVSDLMRRMVKERLLKFDGKPLFPERIAYTVPFRLSDEEARLYAAVTAYVREEFNRAEALANAKRAGTVGFALTILQRRLASSPEAIYRSLRRRRERLQSRLRELEVLQRGGQHSLVMRFLAPELDEDDLEDLADAPEEEAEDAEAQILDQATAAQSIAELKAEIETLKELEALALKVRRAGQDTKWRELAALLAAIFTPSGRADQIGERTTPRGSGPVPPPLSSPGQKLVLFTEHRDTLSYLYERISTLLGREGSVVVIHGGVGREKRLEVQAAFQYDPEVQVLLATDAAGEGINLQRAHLMVNYDLPWNPNRLEQRFGRIHRIGQTEVCHLWNLVAQDTREGDVYRRLLEKLDQAREALGGQVFDVLGKLEFEGRPLRDLLLRAIRYGEQPEVRARLDTAVDHALDHDALQELLEERQLAHDAMDASRVQRVREDMERAEARRLQPHYIRSFFQEAFKRLGGKLWQREPGRFEVTNVPASVRHRDRMIGIGAPVLPRYERIVFEKPLVAPPDQPLANFVCPGHPLLDSVIDLTLERHRDLLRRGAVLVDERDDGTEPRVLFSIEHSLQDGNTTRSGDRQVISKRVLYVELNAGGVARHLHYAPYLDYRPLDDGEPTVDELLDRPECQWIDRDLEQKAQAYAVANVVPEHLKEIRDARLELIAKTEAAVKERLTKEINHWDHRAAQLKQAEEAGKTGARLNSGEARRRADMLQGRLQKRFQELNRDRQISPRPPLVLGGLLVVPRGLIEAMSEGPSPTVERRDTQKAAAEARRLVMETERGLGFKPVDREVEKLGYDIESRDPATGRLRFIEVKGRESDASTVTVTKNEILYSLNKPDDFILAIVLFDGRDRPPVRYVRQPFQREPDFGAASVNYTLRDLLAKAEDPR is encoded by the coding sequence GTGCGCCTTGAAGACCTCCAGCCACGCTGCACCGTCCGTGGCGTTCACCCTGACGAGCCGGTCGAGGTCGTCAACGTCCGTTGGCACGGTTCGGAGGCGATCGAGCTGACCTACAAGAAGCTGGACGGCGATGTCGCCGCCGAGCTTCTCTACCGTGAAGACGAGCCCAGGCTGGAGCTTGTCGAGGAGGGTCGAGCGTGGTCTTTCGACGGGGACGGCGCCCTGTTTCGGTTGGTTTCCGAGGCGCAGCGCATCCGGCTCGCGCATCTGTTCGACCGGGTGTTGGCGGTCCACACCTCCGTCGTCGATCCGTTGCCGCATCAGATCACCGCCGTCTACGAGTCGATGCTTCCGCGACAGCCCCTCCGCTTCCTCCTCGCCGACGACCCGGGGGCAGGCAAGACGATCATGGCGGGTCTACTGATCAAGGAACTGATCGCGCGGGGCGACCTGGAGCGCTGCCTTGTGGTTTGCCCTGGCGGTCTGGCCGAGCAGTGGCAGGACGAGCTGTACAGCCGGTTCCATCTCCCGTTCGAGATCCTGACGAACGACAAGTTGGAAGCCGCTCGTACGCGGAACTGGTTCCTCGAAGCGAACCTCGTCATTGCCCGCCTGGACAAGCTGTCGCGAGACGAAGACGTTCAGCAGAAGCTGAAGGTGCCGGAGGCCGAGTGGGACCTTGTGGTCTGTGACGAGGCGCACAAATTCTCGGCGACGTACTTCAGCAACGAGATCAAGTACACGAAGCGCTACCGGCTGGGCCAACTCCTCTCCGGCCTGACTCGCCACTTCCTGCTGATGACGGCGACGCCGCACAACGGCAAGGAGACGGACTTCCAGCTGTTCATGGCGTTGCTTGACGGCGACCGCTTTGAGGGCCGCTTCCGCGACGGCGTTCACACCACGGACGTTTCCGACCTGATGCGGCGTATGGTCAAGGAGCGGCTGCTCAAGTTCGACGGCAAGCCGCTGTTCCCCGAGCGGATCGCCTACACCGTGCCCTTCCGGCTGTCCGACGAGGAAGCCCGTCTCTATGCCGCGGTCACCGCCTACGTGCGCGAGGAGTTCAACCGGGCTGAGGCACTTGCAAACGCGAAACGAGCCGGCACCGTTGGCTTCGCTCTGACCATCCTGCAGAGGCGACTGGCTTCTTCGCCCGAGGCCATCTACCGGTCCTTGCGACGCCGGCGCGAGCGACTTCAGAGCCGCCTCCGCGAACTCGAGGTTCTCCAGCGCGGAGGCCAGCACTCCCTTGTCATGAGGTTTCTGGCCCCTGAACTCGACGAGGACGACCTCGAGGATCTCGCCGACGCACCCGAGGAGGAAGCTGAAGACGCCGAGGCGCAGATTCTCGACCAGGCCACGGCGGCTCAGTCGATTGCAGAACTGAAGGCTGAGATCGAGACTCTGAAGGAACTCGAGGCGCTGGCTCTGAAGGTGCGCCGCGCCGGCCAGGACACGAAATGGCGAGAACTGGCCGCCCTGCTGGCCGCGATCTTCACACCCTCGGGCCGCGCGGATCAGATCGGTGAACGGACGACGCCCCGCGGGTCGGGTCCAGTACCGCCGCCTCTGTCCTCGCCGGGCCAGAAGCTCGTGCTCTTCACGGAGCATCGCGACACGCTGAGTTACCTGTACGAGCGGATCAGCACCCTCCTGGGACGTGAAGGCTCGGTGGTCGTGATCCACGGTGGCGTCGGCCGCGAGAAGCGCCTGGAGGTCCAAGCGGCCTTCCAGTACGACCCGGAGGTCCAGGTGCTGCTGGCGACCGATGCCGCTGGCGAGGGGATCAATCTGCAACGGGCGCATCTGATGGTCAACTACGACCTTCCGTGGAACCCGAATCGCCTGGAGCAGCGCTTCGGCCGCATCCATCGGATTGGTCAGACGGAGGTTTGCCACCTCTGGAATCTGGTCGCTCAGGACACCCGCGAGGGCGATGTCTACCGGCGGTTGCTGGAGAAGCTGGACCAGGCGCGAGAGGCGCTCGGTGGGCAGGTCTTCGACGTACTAGGCAAGTTGGAGTTTGAAGGGCGTCCCTTGCGCGACCTGCTGCTTCGAGCGATCCGCTATGGGGAACAGCCGGAAGTGCGCGCCCGGCTCGACACCGCCGTGGACCACGCCCTCGACCACGATGCGCTGCAGGAGTTGCTGGAAGAGCGCCAGTTGGCGCACGACGCGATGGACGCTTCTCGCGTGCAGCGGGTCCGGGAGGACATGGAGCGTGCCGAAGCGCGACGCCTGCAGCCTCACTACATCCGGTCGTTCTTCCAGGAGGCGTTCAAGCGGCTAGGAGGCAAACTCTGGCAAAGGGAGCCGGGCCGCTTCGAGGTGACGAACGTGCCAGCGTCTGTCCGGCACCGCGATCGAATGATCGGGATTGGCGCTCCGGTACTGCCGCGATACGAACGGATCGTGTTCGAGAAGCCGCTTGTGGCGCCACCCGACCAGCCGCTTGCGAACTTCGTCTGTCCGGGCCATCCGCTGCTCGACTCAGTCATCGATCTGACGCTTGAACGCCACCGCGACCTCCTGCGGCGTGGTGCGGTCCTCGTGGATGAGAGAGACGACGGTACGGAACCACGCGTGCTGTTCTCCATCGAGCACTCCCTGCAAGACGGCAACACCACCCGTAGCGGTGACCGGCAGGTCATCTCCAAGCGAGTTCTCTACGTCGAACTCAACGCCGGTGGAGTCGCGCGCCATCTGCACTACGCGCCGTATCTCGACTATCGGCCGCTGGATGACGGCGAGCCGACGGTTGATGAACTTCTCGACCGGCCCGAGTGCCAGTGGATCGACCGGGACCTCGAGCAGAAAGCCCAGGCGTACGCGGTCGCGAACGTCGTCCCCGAACATCTCAAGGAGATTCGGGATGCTCGACTCGAGTTGATCGCCAAGACCGAGGCTGCGGTGAAGGAGCGTCTGACCAAGGAGATCAACCACTGGGACCATCGAGCCGCGCAACTCAAGCAGGCCGAAGAGGCTGGGAAGACCGGCGCCCGGCTCAACTCGGGCGAAGCGCGCCGGCGGGCAGACATGCTGCAGGGCCGTCTCCAGAAGCGATTCCAGGAACTGAACCGAGATCGACAGATCTCTCCCCGACCTCCCCTCGTACTCGGTGGCCTGCTGGTCGTGCCCCGCGGTCTCATCGAAGCGATGTCAGAAGGCCCGAGCCCGACGGTCGAGCGACGGGATACGCAGAAGGCTGCCGCCGAGGCGCGCAGACTCGTGATGGAGACCGAGCGCGGACTCGGCTTCAAACCAGTCGACCGTGAGGTCGAGAAGCTCGGCTACGACATCGAGAGCAGGGACCCGGCCACCGGAAGGCTGCGGTTCATTGAAGTCAAGGGCCGGGAGAGCGATGCCTCGACAGTCACGGTCACCAAGAACGAGATCCTCTACTCGTTGAACAAGCCGGACGACTTCATCCTCGCCATCGTCCTCTTCGACGGCAGAGATCGTCCACCCGTTCGCTACGTGAGACAGCCGTTCCAGCGTGAGCCCGACTTCGGTGCCGCCAGCGTCAACTACACCCTGCGCGACCTCCTCGCCAAGGCCGAGGATCCGCGGTAG